One stretch of Streptomyces sp. R21 DNA includes these proteins:
- a CDS encoding nuclease-related domain-containing protein, which produces MSGLRVIPTWRHGQERLYVCLRDGRNVAWYDREAARVNLLSEERREDVLDVLGPFLTGPVTVGPPPVPTPAELARLTLHPDDDLAPNRPGEALVIDLDRDPGPAHRLRPDPRRRALTAEQAVGDALDQLEGAGWHTLHSLPLPGGDRIHHLVIGPGGLFAVRTVYARKQRVLVADPMVTLGRREPQALLRRVRADADRASYALTAEVHPLLALTGPTDLQITTPLREVRILQDTDLNSLARLGGTLKPADVEALHAMARDRHTWLKV; this is translated from the coding sequence ATGAGTGGACTGCGCGTCATACCGACCTGGCGGCATGGTCAGGAGCGGCTGTACGTCTGCCTGCGGGACGGGAGGAACGTCGCCTGGTACGACCGTGAGGCGGCCCGGGTCAACCTGCTCAGCGAGGAGCGGCGGGAGGATGTGCTCGATGTGCTCGGGCCGTTCCTGACCGGCCCGGTGACGGTGGGACCGCCCCCCGTCCCGACCCCGGCGGAGCTGGCCCGGCTCACGCTCCACCCGGACGACGACCTCGCGCCGAACCGGCCCGGTGAGGCGCTGGTGATCGACCTGGACCGCGATCCGGGGCCGGCGCACCGGCTGCGGCCCGATCCGCGGCGCCGGGCGCTCACCGCCGAGCAGGCCGTGGGCGACGCCCTCGACCAGCTGGAGGGGGCGGGCTGGCACACCCTGCACTCCCTACCGCTGCCGGGCGGCGACCGCATCCACCACCTGGTCATCGGCCCCGGCGGACTCTTCGCCGTCCGTACGGTGTACGCCCGCAAGCAGCGGGTGCTGGTCGCCGACCCGATGGTCACGCTCGGCCGCCGCGAGCCACAGGCGCTGCTCCGCCGCGTCCGCGCCGACGCCGACCGCGCGTCGTACGCCCTCACGGCCGAGGTCCACCCCCTCCTGGCCCTCACCGGCCCCACCGACCTCCAGATCACCACCCCCCTCCGCGAGGTCCGCATCCTCCAGGACACCGACCTCAACTCCCTCGCCCGCCTCGGCGGAACCCTGAAACCGGCGGACGTCGAGGCGCTTCATGCGATGGCTCGGGATCGGCATACGTGGTTGAAGGTTTGA
- a CDS encoding protein phosphatase has translation MRTRRKQPDVPAPDDPWSEIVPGLWMGGHEFTGSSGQLEFAVVRDEFDVVLTLLRLPGHGPDPGVEHHVWAIPDGPLDGTQLAGVIRLAQAACDALDAGRRVLVRCYHGYNRSGLVVAHALIRRGRSPDEAIRLVRARRSPWALHNELFVEYLQAGLPTARLLEELAE, from the coding sequence TTGCGGACCCGCAGAAAGCAGCCCGATGTACCGGCTCCGGACGACCCGTGGAGCGAGATCGTGCCCGGCCTGTGGATGGGCGGGCATGAGTTCACGGGGAGTTCCGGGCAGCTTGAATTCGCCGTCGTACGCGATGAGTTCGACGTCGTCCTGACGCTGCTGCGGCTTCCCGGACACGGCCCGGACCCGGGCGTCGAGCACCATGTGTGGGCCATCCCGGACGGGCCGCTGGACGGCACGCAACTGGCCGGCGTGATCCGTCTCGCGCAGGCCGCGTGCGACGCGCTGGACGCGGGGCGTCGCGTCCTGGTCCGCTGCTATCACGGCTACAACCGCTCGGGGCTCGTCGTCGCGCACGCGCTGATCCGCAGGGGCCGCTCCCCCGACGAGGCGATTCGGCTGGTGCGCGCCCGGCGCTCGCCGTGGGCGCTGCACAACGAACTGTTCGTCGAGTACTTGCAGGCCGGGCTCCCCACAGCCCGCCTCCTGGAGGAACTCGCCGAGTGA